A DNA window from Camelina sativa cultivar DH55 chromosome 17, Cs, whole genome shotgun sequence contains the following coding sequences:
- the LOC104758393 gene encoding protein disulfide-isomerase 5-3-like, which translates to MVSTTKIKAVDFYRKIPRDLTEASLSGAGLSIVAALAMLFLFGMELSSYLAVNTSTSVIVDKSSDGDYLNIDFNISFPALSCEFASVDVSDVLRTHRLNMTKTIRKVPIDPHLRATGAEFHSTSGLHLINHGDEDHEENSYADIPLTAASFDKYTHHFQILVVNFYAPWCYWSNRLKPSWKKASEITRQRYDPGIDDRVLLGSVDCTLEATLCNSNHIQGYPSIRIFRKGSDLREDHGHHEHESYYGDRDTDSLVKMVEELLKPIKKEDHKLALDDKSVNASTTIKKAPVSGGCRFEGYVRAKKVPGELVISANSGAHSFDVSQINMSHIVTHLTFGTMVSERLWTDMKRLLPYLGQSHDRLNGKSFINQQQLDANVTFEHYLQIVKTEVVSRRSGQEHSLIEEYEYTAHSSVARSYHYPEAKFHFELSPMQVLISENPKSFSHFITNVCAIIGGVFTVAGILDSVFQNTVRLVKKIELGKNI; encoded by the exons ATGGTTTCAACCACTAAGATCAAGGCCGTTGATTTCTACAG gAAAATCCCAAGAGATTTGACTGAGGCATCTCTCTCTGGTGCTGGATTATCCATTGTAGCTGCCCTTgctatgttgtttttgtttggaatg GAGCTGAGTAGTTATTTGGCAGTTAACACTAGCACATCCGTAATAGTTGACAAAAGCTCTGATGGGGACTACTTAAACATTGATTTCAACATCAG ctttcCTGCCCTCTCATGTGAATTTGCATCGGTTGACGTGAGCGACGTGTTGCGAACT CACAGGTTGAATATGACCAAAACGATTAGAAAAGTTCCAATTGATCCGCATTTAAGAGCCACTGGTGCGGAGTTTCACTCCACCTCCGGATTACATCTCATCAACCATGGAGATGAAGATCATGAAGAAAATAGTTATGCTGATATACCATTAACTGCTGCTTCTTTTGACAAGTATACACATCA ttttcaaattttggtcGTTAATTTTTATGCACCGTGGTGCTACTGGAGTAATCGCCTG AAACCATCTTGGAAGAAAGCATCTGAAATAACAAGACAGAG ATATGATCCTGGAATTGATGACCGTGTTCTTTTAGGAAGTGTTGATTGCACACTAGAAGCTACTCTATGTAATAG CAATCATATACAAGGCTACCCATCTATTCGGATTTTCCGAAAAGGCAGTGATCTTAG GGAGGACCATGGGCACCACGAACATGAATCGTATTATGGAGATCGAGACACAGATAGCCTAGTCAAG atgGTGGAAGAACTACTCAAGCCTATCAAAAAAGAGGATCATAAGTTGGCTTTGGATGATAAATCTGTTAATGCGTCCACAACTATTAAAAAGGCACCAGTTAGTGGAGGTTGTAGATTTGAAGGCTATGTGCGTGCAAAGaag gtCCCGGGCGAACTTGTGATCTCAGCTAATTCAGGAGCTCATTCATTCGATGTTTCTCAAATAAACATGTCTCATATTGTAACCCATCTAACATTTGGTACAATGGTTTCAGAAAGGTTGTGGACTGATATGAAACGATTACTGCCTTATCTTGGCCAAAGCCATGATAGGCTGAATGGGAAATCGTTCATCAATCAACAACAGTTGGATGCTAATGTTACC TTCGAACACTACTTGCAAATAGTCAAAACAGAGGTGGTTTCAAGGAGATCCGGCCAAGAGCACTCATTGATTGAGGAATATGAATATACGGCTCATAGCAGTGTAGCTCGCAGTTACCATTATCCCGAAGCAAAGTTTCACTTTGAGCTCTCTCCAATGCAG gtCTTAATAAGTGAGAACCCGAAGTCCTTCTCGCACTTCATCACCAATGTTTGCGCCATAATAGGAGGTGTTTTTACG GTCGCGGGGATACTAGATTCGGTATTTCAAAACACAGTCAGACTGGTGAAAAAGATTGAACTCGGGAAAAACATTTGA
- the LOC104758392 gene encoding LOW QUALITY PROTEIN: electron transfer flavoprotein subunit alpha, mitochondrial-like (The sequence of the model RefSeq protein was modified relative to this genomic sequence to represent the inferred CDS: inserted 1 base in 1 codon): MTRAVLLRALTRXNFVASYAPRSISISITNLSRCISTLILAEHESGSIKPQTISTVVAANSLGEDSSISLLLAGSGSSLQDAASQAASCHPSVSKVLVADSDKFEYPLAEPWAKLVDFVRQQGDYSHILASSSSFGKNLLPRVAALLDVSPITDVVKIFGSNQFIRPIYAGNALCTVRYTGAGPCMLTIRSTSFPVTPITSDSESKKATISQIDLSNFKEDSASKSRYVGRSTQDTERPDLGSARVVITGGRALKSVENFKMIEKLAEKLGGAVGATRAAVDAGYVPNDLQVGQTGKIVAPELYMAFGVSGAIQHLAGIKDSKVIVAVNKDADAPIFQVADYGLVGDLFEVIPELLEKLPEKK; encoded by the exons ATGACGAGAGCTGTTCTACTGAGAGCTCTGACGA AAAACTTCGTCGCCTCTTATGCTCCTCgatccatctccatctccatcaccAACCTCTCTCGATGC ATTAGCACTCTGATTCTAGCTGAACATGAGAGTGGTTCTATCAAACCTCAGACAATTAGTACGGTAGTTGCAGCTAACTCTTTGGGTGAGGATTCTTCAATCTCTTTGTTATTGGCTGGTTCTGGTTCTTCTCTTCAAGATGCTGCTTCCCAAGCTGCCTCTTGTCATCCTTCTGTTTCCAAG GTACTTGTTGCTGATTCTGATAAGTTTGAGTATCCACTAGCTGAACCTTGGGCTAAATTGGTTGACTTTGTTCGGCAACAAGGAGATTACTCCCACATCCTTGCTTCCTCTAGTTCATTTGGCAAGAATTTATTACCCCGTGTCGCTGCTCTTTTAGATGTTTCTCCTATTACTGATGTTGTCAAAATCTTTGGATCCAATCAGTTCATCAG GCCTATATATGCGGGAAACGCTTTGTGTACAGTTCGTTATACTGGTGCTGGTCCTTGTATGTTGACTATTAGATCTACATCTTTTCCTGTCACCCCAATTACATCAGACTCCGAGTCAAAGAAAGCTACTATCTCTCAGATTGATCTCTCAAACTTCAAAGAAG ACTCTGCCAGCAAATCTAGATATGTGGGACGTTCAACTCAGGATACAGAACGGCCTGATCTTGGAAGTGCGCGTGTTGTGATAACTGGTGGAAGAGCGTTGAAGAGTGTTgagaattttaaaatgattgaaaAGCTTGCAGAAAAACTTGGCGGAGCAG TTGGTGCAACTCGTGCTGCTGTTGATGCTGGATATGTTCCTAATGATCTTCAG GTGGGACAAACTGGTAAAATAGTAGCTCCAGAGCTATACATGGCGTTTGGTGTTTCAGGAGCCATTCAACACTTAGCTGGAATTAAGGATTCTAAGGTGATTGTCGCGGTTAATAAAGACGCGGATGCACCTATTTTCCAG GTAGCTGACTATGGACTTGTTGGAGATCTTTTCGAAGTGATACCCGAGTTGCTGGAGAAGCTTCCCGAAAAGAAATGA
- the LOC104758391 gene encoding uncharacterized protein LOC104758391, translating into MENSCVRQRVFSNHQIRTIHEEEDQEESSWIVYFEDIDHDDDEMVETEEEMSHYYDNDSSMISDAASPVRTTKINNVVRRKATNINTNPKKRRIIHQHKEEEDEQQQQKGEEEEDEEDTASSPSNKTKGFFVLDGAEDNGKFTDNVTSEEKRCITETGLTINEVMHEEFSAELKKRGLCVVPLSMLSNLIA; encoded by the exons ATGGAGAACTCCTGCGTGAGACAAAGAGTATTCTCCAATCACCAAATCCGAACGatacacgaagaagaagatcaagaagagagTAGTTGGATAGTCTACTTTGAAGATATTGATCATGACGATGATGAAATGGTGGAGACCGAAGAAGAAATGAGTCATTATTACGATAATGATTCCTCTATGATCTCGGACGCTGCATCTCCTGTCCGCACCACAAAGATTAATAATGTTGTTCGTCGAAAGGCTACCAACATTAATACTAACCCTAAAAAGAGACGAATCATTCAtcaacacaaagaagaagaagacgaacaacaacagcaaaaaggagaggaagaagaagatgaagaagacacagcttcttctccttctaatAAAACCAAG ggtttctttGTATTGGATGGTGCGGAAGATAATGGAAAATTCACGGACAATGTTACGTCCGAG gAGAAAAGATGCATAACAGAGACAGGATTGACGATAAATGAAGTTATGCATGAAGAATTCTCTGCGGAACTGAAGAAGAGAGGACTTTGTGTAGTTCCTTTGTCCATGTTATCTAACCTTATTGCttga